Below is a genomic region from Candidatus Schekmanbacteria bacterium.
GTCTGTAGTCATAAGCCTTAAGCCTGATTCTTATTTTTTGCTCTACCATGTCTCACTTTGTTTCGTTCAACGTTATTTAATTACTTCGCTTACGACGCCTGCGCCGACTGTCCTGCCGCCTTCACGTATTGCAAACCTTAATTCCTTCTCCATCGCTATCGGGGTTATCAGCGTCACTTCTACGCTCACATTGTCCCCCGGCATTACCATCTC
It encodes:
- the tuf gene encoding elongation factor Tu (EF-Tu; promotes GTP-dependent binding of aminoacyl-tRNA to the A-site of ribosomes during protein biosynthesis; when the tRNA anticodon matches the mRNA codon, GTP hydrolysis results; the inactive EF-Tu-GDP leaves the ribosome and release of GDP is promoted by elongation factor Ts; many prokaryotes have two copies of the gene encoding EF-Tu), whose amino-acid sequence is EMVMPGDNVSVEVTLITPIAMEKELRFAIREGGRTVGAGVVSEVIK